The proteins below come from a single Salinilacihabitans rarus genomic window:
- a CDS encoding amphi-Trp domain-containing protein produces MPEEVLFAFERRTDAAEIAASLRAVADNLEAGEAITLEAGGDSVTMSPPSRPTFEVKAERETSSSGGPAELSVEFELEWTEGESDDGTGDGSLTVE; encoded by the coding sequence ATGCCGGAAGAAGTTCTCTTCGCGTTCGAGCGCCGCACCGACGCCGCCGAAATCGCCGCTTCCCTCCGTGCCGTCGCCGACAACCTCGAAGCGGGCGAGGCGATCACCCTCGAGGCCGGCGGCGACTCGGTGACGATGTCCCCGCCGTCGCGGCCGACCTTCGAGGTCAAAGCCGAGCGCGAGACGTCGAGTTCCGGGGGCCCGGCCGAACTCAGCGTCGAGTTCGAACTCGAGTGGACCGAGGGCGAATCGGACGACGGGACCGGCGACGGCAGCCTCACCGTCGAGTGA
- a CDS encoding 30S ribosomal protein S5: MSGNDYDDGWQPVTRLGTMVQEGEIDTMEGALNSGLPLKEPEIVDQLLPGLDDEVLDINMVQRMTDSGRRVKFRCVVAVGNRDGFVGYAEGREDQVGAAIQKAIGIAKLNMIKVPRGSGSWEDRSDRPHSLTRRTKGKAGSVEVELIPAPEGLGLAASDTVRAVLELAGIENAWTKSHGNTRTTVNLAKATFNALENASQSRRPRGREVVER; encoded by the coding sequence ATGAGCGGAAACGACTACGACGACGGGTGGCAGCCCGTTACGCGACTCGGCACGATGGTCCAGGAGGGCGAGATCGACACGATGGAGGGCGCCCTCAACTCGGGCCTGCCGCTGAAAGAGCCCGAGATCGTCGACCAGCTCCTGCCGGGGCTGGACGACGAGGTGCTGGACATCAACATGGTCCAGCGGATGACCGACTCCGGCCGGCGGGTGAAGTTCCGCTGTGTCGTCGCCGTCGGCAACCGCGACGGCTTCGTCGGCTACGCCGAGGGCCGCGAGGACCAGGTCGGCGCTGCCATCCAGAAGGCGATCGGTATCGCGAAGCTGAACATGATCAAGGTCCCCCGGGGCTCCGGCTCGTGGGAGGACCGCTCGGACCGGCCCCACTCGCTGACCCGGCGCACGAAAGGGAAGGCGGGCTCGGTCGAGGTCGAGCTGATCCCGGCCCCCGAGGGGCTGGGCCTCGCGGCCAGCGACACGGTCCGCGCGGTGCTCGAACTCGCCGGCATCGAGAACGCCTGGACGAAGAGCCACGGCAACACCCGGACCACGGTGAACCTCGCGAAGGCGACGTTCAACGCGCTGGAGAACGCCTCGCAGTCGCGCCGGCCCCGTGGACGTGAGGTGGTCGAACGATGA
- a CDS encoding 50S ribosomal protein L18, with amino-acid sequence MATGPRYKVPMRRRREVRTDYHQRLRLLKSGKPRLVARKSNKHTTAQLIVPGPQGDETIASAHSSDLADYGWEAPTGNLPAAYLTGLLAGQRALEAGVEEAVLDIGLNAATPGNKVFAVQEGAIDAGLEIPHNDSVLADWSRTRGEHIAEYAEQLDEPLYAEFDATELPEHFDEVREAILE; translated from the coding sequence ATGGCGACAGGACCACGATACAAGGTACCGATGCGGCGTCGCCGCGAGGTCCGGACGGACTACCACCAGAGGTTGCGCCTGCTGAAATCGGGCAAGCCCCGGCTCGTCGCTCGAAAGAGCAACAAGCACACTACGGCGCAGCTGATCGTCCCCGGACCCCAGGGCGACGAGACGATCGCGAGCGCACACTCGAGCGACCTCGCCGACTACGGCTGGGAGGCCCCCACGGGTAACCTCCCCGCCGCCTACCTCACCGGCCTGCTGGCCGGCCAGCGAGCGCTCGAAGCGGGCGTCGAGGAGGCCGTCCTCGACATCGGCCTCAACGCGGCGACGCCCGGCAACAAGGTGTTCGCGGTACAGGAAGGAGCGATCGACGCCGGCCTCGAGATTCCGCACAACGACAGCGTGCTCGCGGACTGGTCGCGCACGCGCGGCGAGCACATCGCCGAGTACGCCGAACAGCTCGACGAGCCGCTGTACGCGGAGTTCGACGCCACGGAACTACCGGAACACTTCGACGAGGTACGAGAGGCGATCCTAGAATGA
- a CDS encoding 50S ribosomal protein L32e yields the protein MADDEHDEADSAEESGPQELEDISGVGESKAGALREAGFESIEDVREASQDDLSEADGIGNALAARIKADVGDLEVSEETEAEIEDEAAEEEAEEAAEDVETELQPRGLTEKTPELSEEEERLLAQRNGEGKPQFNRQDYHKKKRTPESWRRPRGGLSKQRRGVKGKGPKVEAGYGSPKAVRGKHPSGFEEVRVENVDDLEGVDGDTQAVRIASSVGARKRERIEEKCEDAGVRVLNPTYVEVEVDE from the coding sequence ATGGCTGACGACGAACACGACGAGGCCGACTCCGCCGAGGAGTCCGGCCCGCAGGAACTGGAGGACATCAGCGGCGTCGGCGAGAGCAAGGCCGGGGCGTTACGCGAGGCCGGCTTCGAGTCCATCGAGGACGTCAGGGAGGCCTCCCAGGACGACCTCTCCGAGGCCGACGGTATCGGCAACGCGCTCGCCGCCCGAATCAAGGCCGACGTCGGCGACCTCGAAGTCTCCGAGGAGACCGAGGCGGAGATCGAAGACGAAGCCGCCGAGGAGGAAGCCGAGGAGGCCGCGGAGGACGTCGAGACCGAACTGCAGCCCCGGGGGCTGACCGAGAAGACCCCGGAGCTCTCCGAGGAGGAAGAACGGCTGCTCGCCCAGCGCAACGGCGAGGGCAAGCCGCAGTTCAACCGCCAGGACTACCACAAGAAAAAGCGGACGCCGGAGTCGTGGCGTCGACCCCGCGGCGGGCTCTCGAAGCAGCGCCGCGGCGTCAAGGGCAAGGGCCCGAAGGTCGAGGCCGGCTACGGCTCGCCGAAGGCCGTCCGGGGCAAACACCCCAGCGGCTTCGAGGAGGTCCGCGTGGAGAACGTCGACGACCTCGAAGGCGTCGACGGCGACACGCAGGCGGTCCGCATCGCCTCCTCCGTCGGCGCCCGCAAGCGCGAACGAATCGAGGAGAAGTGCGAGGACGCGGGCGTTCGCGTCCTGAACCCGACCTACGTCGAAGTTGAGGTGGACGAATGA
- the secY gene encoding preprotein translocase subunit SecY — protein sequence MGWKEAAEPVLTRMPAVRRPEGHVPFKRKLAWTAGILVLYFFLTNISLLGLQSGGSDFYSQFRSVLAGEFGSLLQVGIGPIVTASIVLQLLGGANLLGLDTDDPRDQVLYQGLQKLLVVIMTALTALPMVFASGFLPAQASLTLGGFTLDQTGVQTLLFAQIFAGGVLILYMDEVVSKWGVGSGVGLFIIAGVSQRLVAGFLSLNPDGFFYSWYLILTGQTEIGSLVSGSGLYTLFVDAGMLVPLATTLLIFAIVVYAESVRVEIPLSHARVKGARGRFPVKLIYASVLPMILVRAVQANVQFLGQILASQTGEQGIIAPFGYEMPWLGVYDAGQPVSGFFYYTAPIYAPQDWMWWTGLSQEPWMVMVRIAIDLTVMIVGGAVFAIFWVETTNMGPESTAKQIQNSGMQIPGFRQNVGVVEKVMERYIPQVTVIGGALVGLLAVMANMLGTIGSVGGTGLLLAVSITYKLYEEIAEEQLMEMHPMMRQMFGR from the coding sequence ATGGGATGGAAGGAAGCCGCCGAACCGGTCTTGACGCGGATGCCCGCCGTCCGTCGCCCCGAGGGGCACGTCCCCTTCAAGCGCAAGCTGGCGTGGACGGCCGGCATCCTCGTGTTGTACTTCTTCCTGACGAACATCTCGCTGCTGGGCCTCCAGTCGGGCGGGAGTGACTTCTACAGTCAGTTCCGCTCGGTGCTGGCCGGCGAGTTCGGCTCGCTGCTCCAGGTCGGTATCGGTCCGATCGTCACGGCGAGCATCGTCTTGCAGTTGCTCGGCGGGGCCAACCTGCTCGGCCTCGACACCGACGACCCGCGGGACCAGGTGCTCTACCAGGGCCTGCAGAAGCTGCTCGTCGTCATCATGACGGCGCTGACGGCGCTCCCGATGGTGTTCGCCAGCGGCTTCCTTCCGGCACAGGCCTCGCTGACCCTCGGCGGGTTCACGCTCGACCAGACCGGGGTCCAGACCCTGCTGTTCGCCCAGATCTTCGCCGGTGGCGTCCTCATCCTCTACATGGACGAGGTCGTCAGCAAGTGGGGCGTCGGGAGCGGCGTCGGGCTGTTCATCATCGCCGGAGTGAGCCAGCGTCTCGTCGCCGGGTTCCTCTCGTTGAACCCCGACGGGTTCTTCTACAGCTGGTACCTGATCCTCACCGGGCAGACGGAGATCGGCTCGCTGGTCTCCGGGAGCGGCCTGTACACGCTGTTCGTCGACGCCGGGATGCTCGTCCCGCTGGCGACGACGCTGCTGATCTTCGCGATCGTCGTCTACGCGGAGTCGGTGCGGGTCGAGATCCCGCTGAGTCACGCCCGGGTCAAGGGCGCACGTGGTCGCTTCCCCGTGAAGCTCATCTACGCGAGCGTCCTGCCGATGATCCTCGTTCGCGCGGTGCAGGCGAACGTGCAGTTCCTCGGCCAGATCCTCGCCTCGCAGACCGGCGAACAGGGCATCATCGCGCCGTTTGGCTACGAGATGCCGTGGCTGGGCGTCTACGACGCCGGCCAGCCGGTCAGCGGGTTCTTCTACTACACCGCGCCGATCTACGCGCCACAGGACTGGATGTGGTGGACCGGTCTCTCCCAGGAGCCGTGGATGGTGATGGTCCGGATCGCCATCGACCTGACGGTGATGATCGTCGGCGGCGCGGTGTTCGCTATCTTCTGGGTCGAGACCACCAACATGGGCCCCGAATCGACGGCCAAACAGATCCAGAACTCCGGGATGCAGATCCCCGGCTTCCGACAGAACGTCGGCGTCGTCGAGAAGGTCATGGAGCGATACATCCCGCAGGTGACCGTCATCGGCGGCGCGCTCGTCGGCCTGCTGGCCGTCATGGCCAACATGCTCGGCACGATCGGTAGCGTCGGGGGCACCGGTCTGCTGCTGGCGGTCTCGATCACGTACAAGCTGTACGAGGAGATCGCCGAGGAGCAGTTGATGGAGATGCACCCGATGATGCGCCAGATGTTCGGTCGCTGA
- a CDS encoding amino acid permease has translation MSGDEELAKDLGPLAALTIGVGTMIGAGIFVLPGEAVARAGPLAAAAFVLGGGIAILTAFSASELGTAMPRSGGAYFYVNRALGPLFGSIAGWGNWIGLAFASAFYVFGFGEYIVRMAGLSFGPIDLYVVSLSAAQLIGLVAAVAFIAVNYVGAKETGRLQNAIVITLVGILAVFTAFGAWNADLSTLRPIVPPDKGITPLLPVTALIFVSYLGFVQITSVAEEIKEPGKNLPRAVIGSVVLVTAIYALVLLAVLAAVPNELVANNDTAVVDVASRLIGPIGAGALLVGGLLATASSANASILASSRINFAMGRDRIVSPELNAIHPRFGTPYRSIAVTGAFIVLFLLFGDIQTLATAGSVLHLIIYGLLNVALIVMREADVEGYEPSYRVPLYPVTPILGAILSFALIGFIEPIVIVLSVLFVLGAALWYLLYARGKTEKQGVLGEYVLRRADEMPEPAVTAATSVKPDGGTYRVMVPLANPDHEKDLITLGSAIANRRDGTVIATHIVQVPDQTPLEKGAEHVDQLSAESERLLEDAREDAETFDVDVETKTILSHRSFEEIFDAARTNDVDIVVMGWGPGTHGRAESRVDELTQNLPCDVLVLKDRGFDASRILLPTAGGPDSELGAAVAAMLREEYDSDVSVLYVRDEDESADEAERFLEEWAAENGLEGATLLVESGDPEAAIERAAADHTTIIVGATERGLLTRLLRDSLVLDVIEDVDCSVLLAEKARPRSLRERLFGWRE, from the coding sequence ATGTCGGGCGACGAGGAACTCGCGAAGGACCTCGGGCCGCTCGCCGCGCTGACCATCGGGGTCGGGACGATGATCGGCGCGGGGATCTTCGTCCTCCCCGGCGAGGCTGTCGCGAGAGCCGGACCGCTCGCGGCCGCCGCGTTCGTTCTCGGGGGCGGGATCGCCATTCTGACGGCGTTTTCCGCGAGCGAACTCGGGACGGCGATGCCCAGATCCGGCGGCGCGTACTTCTACGTCAACCGCGCGCTGGGGCCGCTGTTCGGCTCGATCGCAGGCTGGGGGAACTGGATCGGACTGGCGTTCGCCTCCGCGTTCTACGTCTTCGGCTTCGGCGAGTACATCGTCCGGATGGCGGGACTCTCGTTCGGCCCCATCGACCTCTACGTCGTTTCGCTGTCGGCGGCGCAACTGATCGGGCTCGTGGCCGCGGTCGCGTTCATCGCGGTAAACTACGTCGGCGCGAAGGAGACCGGTCGCCTCCAGAACGCCATCGTCATAACCCTCGTCGGGATTCTCGCGGTCTTCACCGCCTTCGGCGCGTGGAACGCCGACCTCTCGACGCTCCGACCGATCGTCCCGCCGGACAAGGGCATCACGCCGCTGTTACCGGTGACCGCGCTCATCTTCGTCTCGTACCTCGGGTTCGTCCAGATCACCTCCGTCGCCGAGGAGATCAAAGAACCCGGGAAGAACCTCCCGCGTGCGGTGATCGGCAGCGTCGTGCTGGTCACCGCGATCTACGCGCTCGTACTGCTGGCCGTGCTCGCGGCCGTTCCCAACGAGCTCGTGGCCAACAACGACACGGCGGTCGTCGACGTGGCCAGCCGGCTCATCGGCCCGATCGGTGCGGGCGCGCTCCTGGTCGGCGGGCTGCTGGCGACCGCGTCGAGCGCGAACGCCTCCATTCTCGCGTCCTCGCGGATCAACTTCGCGATGGGCCGAGACCGGATCGTCAGCCCGGAACTCAACGCGATCCACCCGCGGTTCGGCACGCCGTACCGGTCGATCGCCGTGACGGGCGCGTTCATCGTCCTCTTCCTGCTGTTCGGCGACATCCAGACGCTCGCGACCGCCGGAAGCGTGTTGCACCTGATCATCTACGGGCTGTTGAACGTCGCGCTGATCGTCATGCGCGAGGCCGACGTCGAGGGCTACGAGCCGTCCTACCGCGTCCCGCTGTATCCGGTCACGCCGATCCTGGGGGCGATTCTCTCGTTCGCGCTCATCGGGTTCATCGAACCGATCGTCATCGTGCTGTCCGTCCTGTTCGTCCTGGGTGCCGCGCTGTGGTACCTCCTGTACGCCCGCGGCAAGACCGAAAAGCAGGGCGTCCTCGGCGAGTACGTCCTTCGTCGCGCCGACGAGATGCCCGAACCCGCGGTGACCGCCGCGACGAGCGTCAAGCCCGACGGCGGCACCTATCGGGTGATGGTGCCGCTCGCGAACCCCGACCACGAGAAGGATCTGATCACGCTCGGCAGCGCCATCGCCAACCGGCGAGACGGGACGGTGATCGCGACCCACATCGTTCAGGTACCCGACCAGACGCCGCTCGAAAAGGGCGCCGAGCACGTCGACCAGTTGAGCGCCGAGTCCGAGCGGTTACTCGAGGACGCCCGCGAGGACGCCGAGACGTTCGACGTCGACGTCGAGACGAAGACGATCCTCTCGCACCGCTCGTTCGAGGAGATCTTCGACGCCGCGCGGACGAACGACGTCGACATCGTCGTGATGGGCTGGGGCCCGGGCACCCACGGACGGGCCGAGAGCCGAGTGGACGAACTGACACAGAACCTCCCGTGCGACGTCCTCGTACTCAAGGACCGCGGATTCGACGCCTCGCGGATTCTCCTCCCGACGGCCGGCGGGCCCGACTCCGAACTCGGGGCCGCCGTCGCGGCGATGCTTCGCGAGGAGTACGACTCCGACGTGTCGGTACTGTACGTCCGCGACGAGGACGAGTCCGCGGACGAGGCGGAGCGGTTCCTCGAGGAGTGGGCCGCGGAGAACGGCCTCGAGGGGGCGACGCTGCTGGTCGAGTCCGGCGATCCGGAGGCCGCGATCGAACGCGCCGCGGCGGATCACACCACGATCATCGTCGGCGCGACCGAGCGGGGCCTGTTGACCCGGCTGTTGCGCGATTCGCTCGTTCTCGACGTCATCGAGGACGTCGACTGCTCGGTGTTGCTCGCCGAGAAAGCCAGACCCCGCTCGCTCCGGGAACGGCTGTTCGGGTGGCGCGAGTAA
- a CDS encoding DUF7410 domain-containing protein yields the protein MSVDEAPAAEYDVPPGEEPAATCPYCGRPFREERYATFHVGAEHAAACSDAEREAFEDERDDEEYELFTFHLKAAVSVFFVYFVFTFVYALVWSG from the coding sequence ATGTCCGTCGACGAGGCTCCGGCCGCCGAGTACGACGTCCCCCCCGGCGAGGAGCCGGCGGCGACCTGTCCCTACTGCGGCCGCCCCTTCCGCGAGGAACGGTACGCCACCTTCCACGTCGGGGCCGAACACGCCGCGGCGTGTTCCGACGCCGAGCGCGAGGCGTTCGAGGACGAGCGCGACGACGAGGAGTACGAACTGTTCACGTTCCACCTCAAGGCCGCCGTCTCGGTATTCTTCGTCTACTTCGTGTTCACGTTCGTCTACGCGCTCGTCTGGTCCGGCTGA
- a CDS encoding uL15m family ribosomal protein, with the protein MTSKKRRQRGSRTHGGGTHKNRRGAGHRGGRGRAGRSKHEFHNYESREKHGFKRPQDIRAEVLEVDVKTLDEDALLYAAEGLAEETDDGYAVDARDVVEDGHEADAVKVLGSGQVRNALEVTADAFTDAAREKLEAAGGAAVLTERAEDDADETDETDEE; encoded by the coding sequence ATGACGAGCAAGAAACGACGCCAGCGCGGCTCGCGAACCCACGGCGGTGGGACACACAAGAACCGTCGCGGGGCCGGCCACCGAGGCGGCCGCGGCCGCGCCGGGCGCAGCAAACACGAGTTCCACAACTACGAATCGCGGGAGAAACACGGCTTCAAGCGGCCCCAGGACATCCGCGCGGAGGTCCTCGAAGTCGACGTGAAGACGCTCGACGAGGACGCGCTCCTCTACGCCGCCGAGGGGCTGGCCGAGGAGACCGACGACGGGTACGCGGTCGACGCCCGCGACGTCGTCGAGGACGGCCACGAGGCCGACGCCGTGAAGGTCCTCGGGAGCGGGCAGGTCCGCAACGCGCTGGAGGTCACCGCGGACGCGTTCACCGACGCGGCCCGCGAGAAACTCGAGGCCGCGGGCGGCGCCGCCGTCCTCACCGAGCGCGCCGAGGACGACGCCGACGAAACCGACGAAACCGACGAGGAGTAA
- a CDS encoding cytochrome C oxidase subunit IV family protein: MSKVRTYAIIYVALLALGTGKFIFFEFDFDYQLAMAGTLALATTKSLLIAGYYQHLIEEPRSIAYLMASAVFAVFLLTIAAGYSIQ; this comes from the coding sequence ATGTCGAAGGTCCGAACGTACGCGATCATCTACGTCGCGCTGCTGGCGCTCGGGACGGGGAAGTTCATCTTCTTCGAGTTCGACTTTGACTACCAACTGGCGATGGCCGGCACGCTCGCGCTCGCGACGACGAAGTCGCTGCTGATCGCCGGCTACTACCAGCACCTCATCGAGGAGCCACGCTCGATCGCGTACCTGATGGCCAGTGCCGTCTTCGCGGTGTTCCTGCTGACCATCGCCGCGGGCTACTCGATCCAGTAA
- a CDS encoding cbb3-type cytochrome c oxidase subunit I, giving the protein MSDLPPKRSIKRWLVTTNHKDVGVLYLSTALFFLVFGGVLALLFRAHLWESGGSGILGGSTYNQAVTTHGLLMVFWFLSPFAAGFANYLVPLQIGAKDLAFPRLNALSYWFYLFSGILVGISFFQGGSFAGGWTMYAPLNVPTYSPAMQATTGGNATILALILFTLSITIGTVNFLTTIHRSRAEGLGLWNVPMFTWSWLLTVWMMLFAFAALLAALLLLATDRVFLTQYFATDQGSGLLWGHLFWFFGHPEVYIVFFPALGIMFETFQTFTGRRLVGRKWVIIAMVLVAVQSFLVWMHHMFLTTINLPIKTLFMATTIGISLPFDLMVFALIYTMVKGRIRFTTPFLFSLGALVLFILGGITGVFLGAVVLDYEFRGTYWVVAHFHYVMVAGVTAMIGGLYYWWPKITGKMYSETLGKANFAVYFLGFNLLYFPMFLAWETPRRVFHYGEGLELYHQIATVGAFVLGASFLIMFYTLGKSLVSGPDAPDNPWEFSRTAEWAIPSPPPLDNWSGRPSYASGRLEFVDAATDGGAVAAGETATADVEDGGHEAHADHASIWPFGIGLGTFVFFLGLGGLTPYIGEFAEANGGDIGATADPSVVYPVLTGLGVAILAYVLFQFGREQFEAPEMAIAERWPFGGVDNTKFGVWVFLASDVVVFGAFIGAYVFMRIHAGWFEWSTVPPSALPGLINTYVLLTSSFTVILALVMAERGNKKGLLGALGATVLLGLTFMGIKAWEWSGKFAHGDFWFSGLEYSIYYVTTGLHGLHVLLGLFVAGFMIYRVLTVDAYLDDERPVEYFGLYWHFVDIVWVFLFPLFYLM; this is encoded by the coding sequence ATGAGTGATCTCCCCCCGAAGCGGTCGATCAAGCGCTGGCTGGTCACGACCAACCACAAGGACGTCGGGGTCCTCTACCTGAGCACGGCGCTGTTCTTCCTCGTGTTCGGCGGCGTGCTCGCGTTGCTGTTCCGCGCCCACCTCTGGGAAAGCGGGGGCTCGGGCATTCTCGGCGGCAGCACGTACAACCAGGCCGTCACCACCCACGGGCTGTTGATGGTGTTCTGGTTCCTCTCGCCGTTCGCGGCGGGCTTTGCAAACTACCTCGTCCCGCTACAGATCGGGGCGAAGGACCTCGCGTTCCCCCGGCTGAACGCCCTCTCGTACTGGTTCTACCTGTTCTCGGGCATCCTCGTCGGGATCTCGTTCTTCCAGGGCGGCTCGTTCGCCGGCGGCTGGACGATGTACGCCCCGCTGAACGTCCCGACGTACTCGCCCGCGATGCAGGCGACCACGGGCGGGAACGCGACGATCCTCGCGCTGATCCTCTTTACCCTCTCGATCACGATCGGGACGGTGAACTTCCTGACGACGATCCACCGGTCGCGCGCGGAGGGGCTCGGCCTCTGGAACGTTCCGATGTTCACGTGGTCGTGGCTGCTGACGGTGTGGATGATGCTGTTCGCGTTCGCGGCGCTGCTCGCCGCGCTGTTGCTGCTCGCGACCGACCGGGTGTTCCTGACCCAGTACTTCGCGACCGATCAGGGCTCGGGCCTGTTGTGGGGCCACCTGTTCTGGTTCTTCGGGCACCCGGAGGTGTACATCGTCTTCTTCCCGGCGCTGGGGATCATGTTCGAGACGTTCCAGACGTTCACCGGTCGGCGCCTCGTCGGCCGGAAGTGGGTCATCATCGCGATGGTGCTGGTGGCGGTCCAGTCGTTCCTCGTCTGGATGCACCACATGTTCCTGACGACGATCAACCTGCCCATCAAGACGCTGTTCATGGCGACGACCATCGGCATCTCCCTGCCGTTCGACCTCATGGTCTTCGCCCTGATCTACACGATGGTGAAAGGGCGGATCCGCTTTACCACGCCCTTCCTGTTCAGCCTCGGCGCGCTCGTGCTGTTCATCCTCGGCGGGATCACCGGGGTGTTCCTCGGCGCGGTCGTGCTCGACTACGAGTTCCGGGGCACCTACTGGGTCGTCGCCCACTTCCACTACGTGATGGTCGCGGGCGTCACCGCGATGATCGGCGGCCTCTACTACTGGTGGCCGAAGATCACCGGCAAGATGTACTCCGAGACCCTCGGGAAGGCCAACTTCGCCGTCTACTTCCTCGGGTTCAACCTGCTTTACTTCCCGATGTTCCTCGCCTGGGAGACCCCCCGCCGGGTCTTCCACTACGGCGAGGGCCTCGAACTCTACCACCAGATCGCGACCGTCGGGGCGTTCGTCCTCGGCGCGTCGTTCCTGATCATGTTCTACACGCTGGGCAAGAGCCTCGTCTCCGGCCCCGACGCGCCCGACAACCCGTGGGAGTTCTCCCGCACGGCCGAGTGGGCGATCCCCTCGCCGCCGCCGCTTGACAACTGGTCCGGCCGGCCGAGTTACGCCAGCGGCCGTCTCGAGTTCGTCGACGCCGCGACCGACGGCGGCGCCGTCGCCGCCGGCGAGACCGCCACGGCCGACGTCGAGGACGGCGGCCACGAGGCCCACGCCGACCACGCGAGCATCTGGCCGTTCGGAATCGGGCTTGGCACCTTCGTGTTCTTCCTCGGACTGGGCGGGCTGACCCCGTACATCGGGGAGTTCGCCGAGGCCAACGGCGGCGACATCGGCGCGACCGCCGACCCGAGCGTCGTCTACCCCGTGCTGACCGGGCTCGGCGTGGCCATCCTCGCGTACGTCCTGTTCCAGTTCGGCCGCGAGCAGTTCGAGGCGCCCGAGATGGCGATCGCCGAGCGCTGGCCGTTCGGCGGCGTCGACAACACGAAGTTCGGCGTCTGGGTGTTCCTCGCGTCGGACGTCGTCGTCTTCGGCGCGTTCATCGGCGCGTACGTCTTCATGCGCATCCACGCCGGGTGGTTCGAGTGGTCGACGGTGCCGCCGTCGGCGCTGCCCGGACTGATCAACACCTACGTCCTGCTCACGTCGAGTTTCACGGTCATCCTCGCGCTCGTGATGGCCGAACGCGGGAACAAGAAGGGGCTGCTCGGTGCGCTGGGCGCGACGGTCCTGCTGGGGCTGACGTTCATGGGCATCAAGGCCTGGGAGTGGAGCGGGAAGTTCGCCCACGGCGACTTCTGGTTCAGCGGTCTCGAGTACTCGATCTACTACGTGACAACCGGCCTCCACGGCCTGCACGTCCTGCTCGGGCTGTTCGTCGCCGGCTTCATGATCTACCGCGTGCTGACGGTCGACGCCTACCTCGACGACGAACGGCCGGTCGAGTACTTCGGCCTCTACTGGCACTTCGTCGACATCGTCTGGGTCTTCCTCTTCCCGCTTTTCTACCTGATGTAG
- a CDS encoding 50S ribosomal protein L19e, which translates to MTDLSAQKRLAADVLDVGKNRVWFDPDAQGDIAQAITREEIRELVDDGIIRAKDATGNSRGRARERNAKRSYGHRKGQGKRRGKKGARQNEKEQWQDQIRAQRRKLRELRDKGELTPAQYRELYRKASGGEFRSVRYLLNYIDNHYGDQ; encoded by the coding sequence ATGACGGACCTGAGCGCACAGAAACGACTCGCCGCGGACGTGCTCGACGTCGGCAAGAACCGCGTCTGGTTCGACCCCGACGCCCAGGGCGACATCGCCCAGGCGATCACCCGCGAGGAGATCCGCGAACTCGTCGACGACGGCATCATCCGGGCGAAAGACGCCACGGGTAACTCCCGCGGTCGCGCCCGCGAACGCAACGCCAAGCGCTCCTACGGCCACCGGAAGGGCCAGGGCAAGCGCCGCGGCAAGAAGGGCGCGCGCCAGAACGAGAAGGAACAGTGGCAGGACCAGATCCGCGCGCAGCGCCGGAAACTGCGCGAACTCCGCGACAAGGGCGAACTGACGCCCGCGCAGTACCGCGAGCTCTATCGCAAGGCAAGCGGCGGGGAGTTCCGCAGCGTCCGGTACCTGCTGAACTACATCGACAACCACTACGGTGACCAATAA
- the rpmD gene encoding 50S ribosomal protein L30, with amino-acid sequence MKAVVQIRGEVDRRGDVEDTLSMLNVHKVNHCTLVPDTDAYRGMVTKVNDYVAYGEPDADVLETLLEKRAEPLEGKQSDVDEAWIAEHTDYDGFAGLAAALLDEETTLREQGLSPTLRLHPPRGGHDGVKHPTVEGGQLGKHTTEEINELLISMR; translated from the coding sequence ATGAAGGCGGTCGTCCAGATTCGCGGCGAGGTCGACCGCCGCGGCGACGTCGAGGACACGCTGTCGATGCTCAACGTCCACAAGGTGAACCACTGCACGCTCGTCCCCGACACGGACGCCTACCGCGGCATGGTCACCAAGGTCAACGACTACGTCGCCTACGGTGAACCCGACGCGGACGTCCTCGAAACGCTGCTCGAGAAGCGCGCGGAACCCCTCGAGGGCAAGCAGTCCGACGTGGACGAGGCGTGGATCGCCGAGCACACCGACTACGACGGCTTCGCCGGGCTGGCCGCGGCGCTGCTCGACGAGGAGACGACGCTGCGCGAGCAGGGACTGTCGCCGACGCTGCGGCTGCACCCCCCGCGGGGCGGCCACGACGGCGTCAAGCACCCGACGGTCGAGGGCGGCCAACTCGGAAAACATACAACGGAGGAGATTAACGAACTCCTCATCTCGATGCGCTAA